In the genome of Nitrospiria bacterium, one region contains:
- a CDS encoding NADH-quinone oxidoreductase subunit H, giving the protein MMESILITATQAIVILAVSPFLVGLIRKVKARLQCRRGPGWLQPYYDLAKLFRKDVVASTHTSWIFTASPYIIFASTLAALLLVPIFLSKVPLNFAGDVITVVYLLALGTFFLILAGLDAGSAFGGMGSSREAIVAALTEPAMILSIFAVGLTAGSTNLSTIVHKTALLQGVVTDPPPHLMALAALFIVTLAETGRVPVDNPATHLELTMIHEAMILEYSGRYLALIEWASAMKLLLFLTLISNIFVPWGIATEPEPVWMAFGLAVWLVKICGLAVVIGVIESMFAKLRLFRVTDFLGLAFILSLLAIIFFYILRG; this is encoded by the coding sequence ATGATGGAATCTATCCTGATAACCGCTACCCAGGCCATCGTGATCCTTGCGGTCTCGCCGTTTCTGGTCGGGCTGATCCGCAAGGTGAAGGCCCGGCTTCAATGCCGCCGGGGTCCCGGCTGGCTGCAGCCGTATTATGATCTGGCCAAGTTGTTCCGCAAGGACGTGGTGGCCTCCACGCACACCTCCTGGATCTTTACGGCGTCCCCCTACATTATTTTCGCTTCCACGTTGGCCGCGCTCCTGCTGGTCCCGATCTTTTTGTCGAAGGTCCCCCTCAACTTTGCGGGCGACGTCATCACCGTGGTCTATCTTCTGGCCCTTGGAACGTTCTTTCTCATCCTGGCCGGGCTGGACGCCGGGTCGGCATTCGGGGGCATGGGAAGCAGCCGCGAGGCGATCGTGGCCGCACTGACCGAGCCGGCGATGATTCTGTCCATCTTTGCGGTCGGCCTGACGGCCGGTTCCACCAACCTGAGCACGATCGTTCACAAGACGGCTCTTCTGCAGGGGGTCGTGACGGACCCGCCGCCGCATCTGATGGCCCTGGCGGCGCTGTTCATCGTGACGCTCGCCGAGACCGGCCGGGTTCCGGTCGACAATCCCGCGACGCACCTGGAATTGACGATGATCCATGAGGCCATGATCCTCGAGTATTCGGGCCGATACCTGGCGTTGATCGAGTGGGCCTCCGCCATGAAGCTGCTGCTTTTTCTGACCTTGATCAGCAACATCTTCGTGCCCTGGGGGATCGCCACCGAACCGGAGCCGGTCTGGATGGCGTTCGGGCTCGCGGTCTGGTTGGTCAAGATATGCGGTCTGGCCGTGGTCATCGGGGTGATCGAATCCATGTTCGCGAAGCTTCGGCTCTTTCGCGTGACGGATTTTCTGGGACTGGCGTTTATTCTCTCGCTCCTGGCGATTATTTTCTTTTACATCTTGAGAGGCTGA
- the hyfB gene encoding hydrogenase 4 subunit B, which produces MFWIVQPSLLTVVVLYGAGIFLPPLFYRNPHVQNLVAHGAAMAASVAGIVLGLAGLLAPTATTLSISSNLPLLTFQVRVDPLASFFVLIISSVGLAVSQFAIGYVREFEGRRSIGALGGLYNAFLLSMTLVVLADDGFFFLIVWEIMSVVSYFLVVTEHEKPETRYAGFFYLIMTHVGTAFIVVTYLIFYQQTGSFSFETFGHPATPLPEGFRTLVFAAALIGFGTKAGIVPLHVWLPYAHPAAPSHVSALMSGVMIKTAIYGLIRVYFDFLGGTFPWEWGFTVLAIGAVSALLGVMYALMEHDLKSLLAYHSVENIGIILMGIGAGMIFQSYGLSNLAALGLLAGLYHTINHAMFKGLLFLGAGSTAYATHTRNMEEYGGLIKRMPWTAFFFLVGAVSISALPPSNGFVSEWLTFQSLFLSFQIPDVLMKIMLPIGAAMLALTGVLALACFAKAFGISFLAMPRSAHAREAREVPWTMRIGMGGMALFCIVLGIAPMGVIPMIDRITAPYTGVSIAGHVVSESGLAVMPGTGIGFASISTPVLAALMAILIPAALLASAALGGRLRKRHYKTWGCGINLKPRMEYTATGFTQPIKQVFSMIYRPTVKLETEMLEESHYFAKRMRFETHIEPVFQKYLYDPVVRVLNRIADRLRVVQAGSLHLYLSYIFITLLILLLWVR; this is translated from the coding sequence GTGTTTTGGATTGTCCAGCCGAGTTTATTGACCGTCGTTGTATTGTACGGAGCCGGAATTTTCCTTCCCCCCCTATTTTATCGGAACCCCCACGTTCAAAATCTTGTCGCACACGGGGCGGCCATGGCCGCATCCGTTGCGGGGATCGTGCTGGGCCTCGCGGGGCTGTTGGCTCCGACGGCCACGACCCTTTCCATTTCATCCAACCTTCCGCTGCTGACCTTCCAGGTTCGCGTGGACCCTCTCGCCTCTTTCTTTGTTCTGATCATTTCATCGGTCGGGTTGGCCGTTTCCCAGTTTGCGATCGGGTACGTGCGGGAGTTCGAGGGCCGTCGTTCCATCGGTGCGCTGGGGGGGCTTTACAACGCCTTCCTTCTTTCGATGACCTTGGTCGTCCTGGCCGATGACGGGTTTTTCTTTCTGATCGTCTGGGAGATCATGTCTGTGGTGTCCTACTTCCTGGTTGTCACGGAGCACGAAAAACCTGAGACGCGCTACGCCGGATTTTTCTACCTGATCATGACCCATGTCGGGACCGCCTTCATCGTCGTGACCTACCTCATCTTCTACCAGCAAACCGGAAGTTTTTCCTTCGAGACCTTTGGCCATCCGGCCACGCCGCTTCCGGAGGGATTCCGGACGCTGGTCTTCGCGGCGGCCCTGATCGGGTTCGGGACGAAGGCCGGCATCGTGCCGCTTCATGTCTGGCTGCCTTATGCCCATCCCGCCGCGCCGTCTCATGTCTCGGCCCTGATGTCCGGGGTCATGATCAAGACGGCGATCTACGGACTGATCCGCGTCTATTTCGATTTCCTGGGCGGGACCTTTCCTTGGGAGTGGGGATTTACGGTTCTGGCGATCGGAGCCGTGTCGGCCCTGCTCGGCGTGATGTACGCACTCATGGAACACGACCTGAAAAGTCTTCTGGCCTACCATAGCGTGGAGAATATCGGGATCATTCTCATGGGCATCGGTGCCGGGATGATTTTCCAGTCCTACGGCCTGTCCAATCTGGCGGCTCTCGGACTCCTGGCCGGACTCTATCACACGATCAATCATGCCATGTTTAAGGGGCTTCTCTTCCTGGGTGCGGGATCGACGGCGTATGCCACGCACACGCGTAACATGGAGGAATACGGGGGACTGATCAAGAGGATGCCCTGGACCGCTTTTTTCTTCCTGGTCGGCGCCGTCTCGATTTCGGCGCTTCCTCCGAGCAACGGCTTCGTGAGCGAGTGGCTTACGTTTCAGAGCCTGTTCCTGAGCTTCCAGATCCCGGACGTCCTGATGAAGATCATGCTCCCGATCGGCGCGGCGATGCTGGCCCTGACCGGCGTGCTCGCATTGGCCTGCTTTGCCAAGGCCTTCGGGATCTCGTTTCTTGCGATGCCCCGAAGCGCCCATGCCCGGGAGGCCCGGGAAGTGCCGTGGACGATGCGCATCGGGATGGGAGGTATGGCCCTGTTCTGCATCGTCCTGGGCATCGCGCCGATGGGAGTCATTCCGATGATCGACCGGATCACGGCCCCTTACACCGGGGTTTCGATCGCCGGACACGTCGTCTCCGAGAGCGGGCTGGCGGTCATGCCGGGGACGGGGATCGGATTTGCCAGCATCTCGACGCCGGTGCTCGCGGCGTTGATGGCGATCCTGATTCCTGCGGCGCTGCTGGCGTCGGCGGCCCTCGGGGGAAGGCTTCGCAAGCGGCATTACAAAACCTGGGGCTGCGGGATCAATTTAAAGCCGCGGATGGAGTACACCGCGACCGGGTTTACCCAGCCGATTAAACAGGTCTTCAGCATGATCTATCGGCCGACGGTGAAGCTGGAAACGGAAATGTTGGAGGAATCCCACTACTTCGCCAAACGGATGCGTTTTGAAACGCACATCGAGCCGGTGTTTCAGAAGTACCTTTACGACCCCGTGGTGCGGGTATTGAACCGGATCGCGGACCGGCTTCGCGTCGTGCAGGCCGGGAGCCTTCATCTGTATCTGTCCTATATTTTTATAACGCTGCTCATTCTTTTATTATGGGTTCGGTGA
- the leuS gene encoding leucine--tRNA ligase: MTQEMTSQRPEAYSPQAIEPAWQRQWETGKAFRVAKDPKRAKYYCLVMFPYPSGRIHMGHVRNYVIGDVVARYKSMRGFNVLHPMGWDAFGLPAENAAIERGVHPSKWTKENIATMRTQLKRLGLSYDWEREVATCDPDYYRWNQWFFLKMYERGLAYKKKSSVNWCPSCETVLANEQVIDGTCWRCGSTVVQKELEQWFFRITAYAEELLSECDRLTGWPERVLTMQRNWIGKSIGVEADFPLADDSDKAVRIFTTRPDTLFGATFVTLAPEHPMVEEIIRGKKEAAAVRTFVERIKKQDKSVRIAEDIEKEGVFTGAHAINPMTSERVPVWIGNFVLMEYGTGAIMCVPAHDQRDFEFAKKYGIPVRVVIQPASGGPEGTLRSEDLTAAYVEEAGRLVHSGKFSGSSPREAQEKIADTLESEKRGARRVNYKLRDWGISRQRYWGTPIPILYCETCGTVPVPYEDLPVTLPQDVAFTGKGGSPLAADKKFLNVKCPKCKGSARRETDTMDTFVDSSWYFLRYLSPRLDSAPFERPEADYWMPVDQYIGGIEHAVLHLLYARFFTKVIRDLGLVKVNEPFTNLLTQGMVCMETYRCEEHGWLFPGEVIGSEREGWRCPHCRRPVERGRVEKMSKSKKNIVDPEQLIAKYGADTARLFSLFAAPPEKDLEWNDAGVEGAARFLNRVWRLVTQYGAAKASAPAVGHLDPDRPVEPQETALRRKTHQTVKKVTEDLDHDFQFNTAIAALMEFYNSITEREREVGTALTGQAVDTRRAEASERGRLQPASPVEGATRAPALDEAVRTLVILISPFAPHIAEELWKRLGRADGVFRQPWPNWDEACLKTDEVTIVLQINGKLRSQIRVPADLDEEGIRNRALADGKIRDWMKGRAPKKVVYVQGKLVNIVV; encoded by the coding sequence ATGACACAAGAGATGACCTCACAACGGCCCGAGGCCTACAGCCCGCAAGCCATCGAGCCGGCCTGGCAGCGGCAATGGGAGACCGGCAAGGCCTTTCGCGTAGCCAAAGATCCGAAGCGGGCGAAGTATTACTGTCTCGTGATGTTTCCCTACCCGTCCGGCCGGATTCACATGGGCCACGTCCGCAATTACGTGATCGGGGACGTCGTCGCCCGATACAAAAGCATGCGCGGCTTCAACGTTCTTCACCCGATGGGATGGGACGCCTTCGGCCTCCCGGCCGAGAACGCCGCGATCGAACGGGGGGTTCACCCGTCGAAGTGGACGAAGGAAAACATCGCCACCATGCGGACGCAGCTCAAGCGGCTGGGCCTCTCCTACGACTGGGAACGCGAGGTGGCGACCTGCGACCCGGACTACTACAGATGGAACCAGTGGTTCTTCCTCAAAATGTATGAGCGCGGGCTGGCCTACAAAAAAAAGTCTTCGGTCAACTGGTGCCCGTCGTGCGAAACGGTCCTGGCCAACGAGCAGGTGATCGACGGGACCTGCTGGCGATGCGGCAGCACCGTCGTCCAAAAGGAGCTGGAACAGTGGTTCTTCAGAATCACGGCCTACGCCGAGGAGCTGCTTTCCGAATGCGACCGCTTGACCGGCTGGCCCGAACGGGTCCTGACGATGCAGCGGAACTGGATCGGCAAGAGCATCGGCGTCGAGGCCGACTTCCCGCTGGCCGACGATTCCGACAAGGCGGTCCGGATCTTCACCACCCGCCCCGACACGCTGTTCGGCGCGACCTTCGTGACGCTGGCGCCCGAGCATCCGATGGTGGAGGAGATCATCCGCGGGAAAAAGGAAGCGGCCGCCGTCCGGACCTTCGTGGAGCGGATCAAGAAGCAGGACAAGTCGGTTCGGATCGCCGAGGACATCGAAAAAGAGGGGGTCTTCACCGGCGCCCATGCGATCAACCCGATGACATCCGAGCGCGTCCCGGTCTGGATCGGGAATTTCGTTCTGATGGAATACGGAACCGGCGCGATCATGTGCGTTCCGGCTCACGACCAGCGCGATTTTGAGTTCGCCAAAAAATACGGAATTCCCGTCCGGGTCGTGATCCAGCCCGCCTCAGGCGGGCCGGAGGGAACCCTCCGGTCGGAAGACCTGACGGCGGCCTATGTCGAGGAGGCCGGACGGCTCGTCCACTCCGGGAAATTCTCCGGCTCGTCCCCCCGCGAGGCGCAGGAGAAGATCGCGGACACCCTCGAATCCGAAAAACGCGGCGCGCGCCGGGTCAATTACAAGCTCCGCGACTGGGGCATCTCCCGGCAGCGGTACTGGGGCACGCCGATCCCGATCCTCTATTGCGAAACCTGCGGGACGGTTCCGGTCCCCTACGAGGACCTGCCCGTCACGCTGCCGCAGGACGTCGCCTTTACGGGAAAGGGCGGCTCGCCGCTGGCCGCGGACAAAAAATTTCTGAATGTAAAATGCCCGAAATGCAAGGGCTCCGCCCGTCGGGAAACCGACACGATGGACACCTTCGTCGATTCCTCGTGGTATTTCCTCCGGTATCTATCGCCCCGACTCGATTCGGCTCCGTTCGAGCGTCCGGAAGCCGACTACTGGATGCCGGTGGATCAATACATCGGCGGAATCGAGCATGCGGTGCTCCATCTGCTCTACGCCCGTTTCTTCACCAAGGTCATCCGGGATCTGGGACTCGTGAAGGTGAACGAACCCTTCACGAACCTGCTGACCCAGGGAATGGTCTGCATGGAGACCTACCGTTGCGAAGAACACGGCTGGTTGTTTCCCGGCGAGGTGATCGGCTCGGAGAGGGAGGGGTGGCGCTGCCCGCACTGCAGGCGGCCGGTCGAACGGGGCCGGGTCGAGAAGATGTCCAAATCCAAAAAGAACATCGTCGACCCCGAACAACTCATCGCCAAATACGGCGCGGACACGGCCCGGCTGTTCTCCCTTTTTGCCGCCCCTCCGGAAAAGGACCTCGAATGGAACGACGCGGGCGTCGAGGGCGCCGCACGGTTTTTAAACCGCGTCTGGCGCCTGGTGACCCAATACGGGGCCGCAAAGGCATCGGCTCCCGCGGTTGGACATCTGGATCCCGATCGGCCCGTCGAACCGCAAGAGACCGCCCTTCGTCGCAAGACACACCAGACCGTCAAAAAAGTGACGGAAGACCTGGATCATGACTTCCAGTTCAACACGGCCATCGCCGCACTCATGGAGTTTTACAACTCGATCACCGAACGGGAACGCGAAGTCGGAACGGCTCTAACCGGCCAGGCAGTAGATACCCGGCGAGCGGAAGCGAGCGAGAGGGGGAGGCTCCAGCCGGCTTCGCCGGTGGAGGGGGCGACGCGAGCCCCTGCATTGGACGAGGCGGTCCGGACCCTTGTCATCCTGATCTCCCCCTTTGCCCCTCATATCGCCGAGGAACTCTGGAAACGACTGGGCCGCGCCGACGGCGTCTTCCGTCAGCCCTGGCCGAATTGGGACGAGGCCTGTCTGAAGACCGACGAGGTCACGATCGTTCTCCAGATCAACGGGAAACTGCGAA
- a CDS encoding Fur family transcriptional regulator: protein MRKHKDLLAVLRHNRQRVTPARQILIQFFIDNHARSLSLPEIQTHLQDRLPGINRSSVYRNLEMLKALSIIQELRVARKGRRYQFVFERPVHHFIICKACGKVSKGKPHFFERVERALQDIHDFKKANLSITFYGFCSRCRDK from the coding sequence ATGCGAAAGCACAAAGACCTTTTGGCCGTCTTGCGCCATAACCGTCAGCGCGTCACGCCGGCCCGGCAGATCCTGATTCAGTTCTTCATCGACAACCACGCCCGTTCTCTTTCGCTTCCCGAAATCCAGACGCACCTTCAGGATCGGCTCCCGGGAATCAACCGGTCGAGCGTCTACCGCAATCTTGAAATGTTGAAGGCGCTCAGCATCATCCAAGAGCTGCGCGTGGCCCGCAAAGGGCGACGCTATCAGTTCGTGTTCGAACGGCCGGTGCACCACTTCATCATCTGCAAGGCCTGCGGAAAGGTGAGCAAGGGCAAGCCTCATTTCTTTGAACGGGTTGAGCGCGCGCTCCAGGACATTCACGATTTCAAAAAAGCGAACCTGTCGATCACCTTCTACGGGTTTTGCAGCCGTTGTCGCGACAAGTGA